One Podarcis raffonei isolate rPodRaf1 chromosome 3, rPodRaf1.pri, whole genome shotgun sequence genomic region harbors:
- the LOC128411599 gene encoding proline-rich protein 2-like has protein sequence MAGGGGGGVELGLARGARPGVAAARGRRRPRAERRRRRTRRRRFPSGGSCHPAQDGGARLRRFRPLASAAAAAASPSGGCLPLSVLPCQPLGRVPPRLLLLLLRAPSPFRPPSGAEQAEQAPQAERARRQGAPGAQEPRQGSRGPRRRRRRRPRRTASARRPSSSSRRTGGPPPPRSSPAPGAPGPPRRRRQGRRRPPVLPRPGGRPRPGRRQQNSVIDAEDLS, from the exons ATGGCAG gcggtggcggcggcggcgtcgaGCTCGGGCTGGCGAGGGGAGCGCGGCCTGGTGTCGCTGCTGCCCGTGGCCGGAGGAGGCCGAGggcggagaggaggaggaggaggacgaggcgcCGGCGGTTCCCCTCAGGCGGCTCCTGCCATCCTGCCCAAGATGGCGGCGCGCGGCTGAGGCGGTTTCGGCCCCTcgcctcggcggcggcggcggcggcctcccCTTCTGGtggctgcctccctctctccGTCCTCCCTTGCCAGCCCCTCGGCCGCGTCCCGccccgtctcctcctcctcctcctccgcgccCCCTCGCCATTCCGCCCGCCCTCGGGAGCCGAGCAGGCGGAGCAGGCGCCGCAGGCTGAGCGAGCGCGGAGACAGGGGGCCCCGGGCGCCCAGGAGCCCCGCCAAGGGAGCCGGGGCcccagaagaaggaggaggaggaggccgaggAGAACCGCCAGCGCCCGccgccccagcagcagcagcaggaggacggGAGGGCCGCCCCCGCCGCGCTCCTCGCCGGCCCCGGGCGCGCCCGGtcctcctcgccgccgccgccaaggAAGGCGACGACCCCCGGTCCTTCCCCGCCCAGGAGGGAGGCCTCGGCCCGGCCGGAGGCAGCAG